The Labeo rohita strain BAU-BD-2019 chromosome 19, IGBB_LRoh.1.0, whole genome shotgun sequence genome window below encodes:
- the epn1b gene encoding epsin-1 isoform X1 — protein MTHSMLRRQLKNLVQNFSEAEVKVREATSNDPWGPSSSQMADISDLTYNVVACNEILAMLWKRLNDDKNWRHVYKSLTLLEYLLKTGSDRIPQQSVENIHIIKVLTEYRFTDKDGKDQGVNVREKAKIVMVLIEDEEKRKEERDFAMKTKDKLTKAPNASSTTGPDKEKPEIPPYTGLPSLDNIPSVADLTAAMAKKKEEQKRLEAERKEAERRAKEGDTEPDLWEKAATAAPPSNSDPWGAPSDASNDSAAATNDPWGAPSDEAKESSPATNDPWGGSADGTNGSSPASNDPWGGSASTKNDSPPASSDPWGGSTKAEKSSPPAANDPWGDSSGFSEDKAPSTNDPWGAPVEAAKDSDAITSDPWGASADGVQDSAPATSDPWGAPLEASSAVSDPFGDGSKADNDPWGTAASSPPTANDPWGAPSAPTNALTTDDPFGDGGTSDPWGGSSENGATATKPGDETKKPASFLGEVASLVDLDSLMSVKPKPKQPPLNAIPTQKAPGFLPAAGMTRPMGGNMSNASGSTAQPSNSNYFGFNSMTPYSSGLPPLNTAFGMPVAHMASPTQNTSHSALTMSNTGFSMANPRMVQPSTAGTLIGELSPMSLTGTVTPQAPVLQRPPLVWGTGTGAAGKGNNIF, from the exons ATGACTCACTCAATGCTGAGACGACAACTGAAAAATCTTGTTCAGAACTTCTCTGAGGCAGAGGTCAAG GTTCGAGAAGCGACTTCTAATGACCCCTGGGGGCCATCGAGCTCCCAGATGGCCGACATCTCGGATCTGACCTACAACGTGGTGGCCTGTAATGAGATTTTGGCCATGCTCTGGAAGCGTCTCAATGATGACAAGAACTGGAGGCACGTATACAAG TCTTTAACCCTTCTTGAATATCTGTTGAAAACGGGCTCTGACCGCATCCCTCAGCAGAGTGTGGAGAACATTCACATTATCAAAGTCCTAACAGAATACCGCTTCACAGACAAGGATGGAAAGGACCAA GGAGTGAATGTGAGAGAAAAGGCCAAGATAGTGATGGTGCTGATTGAGGATGAAGAAAAGCGGAAAGAGGAGAGAGATTTTGCTATGAAGACAAAAGACAAGCTGACAAAAGCTCCCAATG CGTCCTCCACTACAGGACCAGATAAAGAAAAGCCAGAGATCCCGCCATATACAGGGCTGCCCTCCCTAGACAACATTCCATCTGTGGCTGACCTGACCGCCGCTATGGCCAAGAAGAAGGAGGAGCAGAAACGTTTGGAGGCTGAGAGGAAAGAGGCAGAGAGACGG GCAAAGGAGGGTGACACGGAGCCAGATCTTTGGGAAAAAGCAGCAACAGCAGCGCCTCCGTCCAACTCAGACCCTTGGGGAGCCCCATCTGACGCATCCAATGATTCCGCCGCTGCTACCAACGACCCTTGGGGAGCCCCGTCTGATGAGGCAAAGGAATCCAGTCCAGCTACCAATGACCCTTGGGGTGGATCTGCTGATGGGACAAACGGATCCTCACCTGCATCCAATGATCCATGGGGAGGATCTGCCAGTACCAAGAATGATTCTCCACCTGCTTCCAGTGATCCCTGGGGAGGATCTACGAAAGCTGAGAAAAGTTCTCCACCTGCCGCCAACGACCCATGGGGCGACTCTTCTGGATTTTCAGAAGATAAAGCCCCATCAACAAACGATCCTTGGGGGGCTCCAGTTGAAGCGGCGAAAGACTCTGATGCAATAACGTCAGATCCTTGGGGGGCATCTGCGGATGGTGTACAGGATTCAGCACCTGCAACCTCTGACCCCTGGGGGGCGCCATTAGAAGCATCATCAGCTGTGTCTGATCCATTTGGTGATGGTTCAAAAGCAGATAATGACCCTTGGGGCACAGCAG CATCTTCACCCCCTACTGCGAATGACCCCTGGGGTGCTCCATCAGCTCCAACTAATGCTTTGACAACTGATGACCCTTTCGGTGATGGAGGCACATCAGATCCTTGGGGTGGTTCCTCTGAGAACG GTGCCACTGCTACAAAACCTGGTGATGAGACCAAAAAGCCAGCGTCTTTCCTTGGAGAAGTTGCTTCATTGGTGGACTTGGACTCTCTTATGTCAGTCAAGCCCAAACCTAAACAGCCGCCTCTCAACGCCATCCCCACCCAAAAAGCCCCGG GATTTTTGCCAGCCGCAGGCATGACCAGGCCAATGGGCGGCAACATGTCCAATGCAAGTGGTTCTACTGCACAGCCTTCAAACTCaaattattttggttttaactCCATGACACCCTATTCCAGTGGCCTGCCCCCACTAAACACAGCCTTCGGGATGCCTGTCGCCCACATGGCATCTCCAACCCAGAATACAAGCCATTCAGCTTTGACAATGTCTAATACGGGCTTTTCCATGGCTAACCCTAGAATGGTACAACCCAGCACTGCAGGGACTCTCATTGGTGAGTTATCTCCTATGTCCCTCACAGGAACGGTTACCCCACAAGCTCCAGTTCTTCAGCGACCTCCATTGGTTTGGGGCACTGGAACTGGGGCTGCTGGGAAAggaaataacattttttga
- the epn1b gene encoding epsin-1 isoform X2 has product MTHSMLRRQLKNLVQNFSEAEVKVREATSNDPWGPSSSQMADISDLTYNVVACNEILAMLWKRLNDDKNWRHVYKSLTLLEYLLKTGSDRIPQQSVENIHIIKVLTEYRFTDKDGKDQGVNVREKAKIVMVLIEDEEKRKEERDFAMKTKDKLTKAPNGPDKEKPEIPPYTGLPSLDNIPSVADLTAAMAKKKEEQKRLEAERKEAERRAKEGDTEPDLWEKAATAAPPSNSDPWGAPSDASNDSAAATNDPWGAPSDEAKESSPATNDPWGGSADGTNGSSPASNDPWGGSASTKNDSPPASSDPWGGSTKAEKSSPPAANDPWGDSSGFSEDKAPSTNDPWGAPVEAAKDSDAITSDPWGASADGVQDSAPATSDPWGAPLEASSAVSDPFGDGSKADNDPWGTAASSPPTANDPWGAPSAPTNALTTDDPFGDGGTSDPWGGSSENGATATKPGDETKKPASFLGEVASLVDLDSLMSVKPKPKQPPLNAIPTQKAPGFLPAAGMTRPMGGNMSNASGSTAQPSNSNYFGFNSMTPYSSGLPPLNTAFGMPVAHMASPTQNTSHSALTMSNTGFSMANPRMVQPSTAGTLIGELSPMSLTGTVTPQAPVLQRPPLVWGTGTGAAGKGNNIF; this is encoded by the exons ATGACTCACTCAATGCTGAGACGACAACTGAAAAATCTTGTTCAGAACTTCTCTGAGGCAGAGGTCAAG GTTCGAGAAGCGACTTCTAATGACCCCTGGGGGCCATCGAGCTCCCAGATGGCCGACATCTCGGATCTGACCTACAACGTGGTGGCCTGTAATGAGATTTTGGCCATGCTCTGGAAGCGTCTCAATGATGACAAGAACTGGAGGCACGTATACAAG TCTTTAACCCTTCTTGAATATCTGTTGAAAACGGGCTCTGACCGCATCCCTCAGCAGAGTGTGGAGAACATTCACATTATCAAAGTCCTAACAGAATACCGCTTCACAGACAAGGATGGAAAGGACCAA GGAGTGAATGTGAGAGAAAAGGCCAAGATAGTGATGGTGCTGATTGAGGATGAAGAAAAGCGGAAAGAGGAGAGAGATTTTGCTATGAAGACAAAAGACAAGCTGACAAAAGCTCCCAATG GACCAGATAAAGAAAAGCCAGAGATCCCGCCATATACAGGGCTGCCCTCCCTAGACAACATTCCATCTGTGGCTGACCTGACCGCCGCTATGGCCAAGAAGAAGGAGGAGCAGAAACGTTTGGAGGCTGAGAGGAAAGAGGCAGAGAGACGG GCAAAGGAGGGTGACACGGAGCCAGATCTTTGGGAAAAAGCAGCAACAGCAGCGCCTCCGTCCAACTCAGACCCTTGGGGAGCCCCATCTGACGCATCCAATGATTCCGCCGCTGCTACCAACGACCCTTGGGGAGCCCCGTCTGATGAGGCAAAGGAATCCAGTCCAGCTACCAATGACCCTTGGGGTGGATCTGCTGATGGGACAAACGGATCCTCACCTGCATCCAATGATCCATGGGGAGGATCTGCCAGTACCAAGAATGATTCTCCACCTGCTTCCAGTGATCCCTGGGGAGGATCTACGAAAGCTGAGAAAAGTTCTCCACCTGCCGCCAACGACCCATGGGGCGACTCTTCTGGATTTTCAGAAGATAAAGCCCCATCAACAAACGATCCTTGGGGGGCTCCAGTTGAAGCGGCGAAAGACTCTGATGCAATAACGTCAGATCCTTGGGGGGCATCTGCGGATGGTGTACAGGATTCAGCACCTGCAACCTCTGACCCCTGGGGGGCGCCATTAGAAGCATCATCAGCTGTGTCTGATCCATTTGGTGATGGTTCAAAAGCAGATAATGACCCTTGGGGCACAGCAG CATCTTCACCCCCTACTGCGAATGACCCCTGGGGTGCTCCATCAGCTCCAACTAATGCTTTGACAACTGATGACCCTTTCGGTGATGGAGGCACATCAGATCCTTGGGGTGGTTCCTCTGAGAACG GTGCCACTGCTACAAAACCTGGTGATGAGACCAAAAAGCCAGCGTCTTTCCTTGGAGAAGTTGCTTCATTGGTGGACTTGGACTCTCTTATGTCAGTCAAGCCCAAACCTAAACAGCCGCCTCTCAACGCCATCCCCACCCAAAAAGCCCCGG GATTTTTGCCAGCCGCAGGCATGACCAGGCCAATGGGCGGCAACATGTCCAATGCAAGTGGTTCTACTGCACAGCCTTCAAACTCaaattattttggttttaactCCATGACACCCTATTCCAGTGGCCTGCCCCCACTAAACACAGCCTTCGGGATGCCTGTCGCCCACATGGCATCTCCAACCCAGAATACAAGCCATTCAGCTTTGACAATGTCTAATACGGGCTTTTCCATGGCTAACCCTAGAATGGTACAACCCAGCACTGCAGGGACTCTCATTGGTGAGTTATCTCCTATGTCCCTCACAGGAACGGTTACCCCACAAGCTCCAGTTCTTCAGCGACCTCCATTGGTTTGGGGCACTGGAACTGGGGCTGCTGGGAAAggaaataacattttttga
- the epn1b gene encoding epsin-1 isoform X3: protein MTHSMLRRQLKNLVQNFSEAEVKVREATSNDPWGPSSSQMADISDLTYNVVACNEILAMLWKRLNDDKNWRHVYKSLTLLEYLLKTGSDRIPQQSVENIHIIKVLTEYRFTDKDGKDQGVNVREKAKIVMVLIEDEEKRKEERDFAMKTKDKLTKAPNASSTTGPDKEKPEIPPYTGLPSLDNIPSVADLTAAMAKKKEEQKRLEAERKEAERRAKEGDTEPDLWEKAATAAPPSNSDPWGAPSDASNDSAAATNDPWGAPSDEAKESSPATNDPWGGSADGTNGSSPASNDPWGGSASTKNDSPPASSDPWGGSTKAEKSSPPAANDPWGDSSGFSEDKAPSTNDPWGAPVEAAKDSDAITSDPWGASADGVQDSAPATSDPWGAPLEASSAVSDPFGDGSKADNDPWGTAASSPPTANDPWGAPSAPTNALTTDDPFGDGGTSDPWGGSSENGATATKPGDETKKPASFLGEVASLVDLDSLMSVKPKPKQPPLNAIPTQKAPGKEG, encoded by the exons ATGACTCACTCAATGCTGAGACGACAACTGAAAAATCTTGTTCAGAACTTCTCTGAGGCAGAGGTCAAG GTTCGAGAAGCGACTTCTAATGACCCCTGGGGGCCATCGAGCTCCCAGATGGCCGACATCTCGGATCTGACCTACAACGTGGTGGCCTGTAATGAGATTTTGGCCATGCTCTGGAAGCGTCTCAATGATGACAAGAACTGGAGGCACGTATACAAG TCTTTAACCCTTCTTGAATATCTGTTGAAAACGGGCTCTGACCGCATCCCTCAGCAGAGTGTGGAGAACATTCACATTATCAAAGTCCTAACAGAATACCGCTTCACAGACAAGGATGGAAAGGACCAA GGAGTGAATGTGAGAGAAAAGGCCAAGATAGTGATGGTGCTGATTGAGGATGAAGAAAAGCGGAAAGAGGAGAGAGATTTTGCTATGAAGACAAAAGACAAGCTGACAAAAGCTCCCAATG CGTCCTCCACTACAGGACCAGATAAAGAAAAGCCAGAGATCCCGCCATATACAGGGCTGCCCTCCCTAGACAACATTCCATCTGTGGCTGACCTGACCGCCGCTATGGCCAAGAAGAAGGAGGAGCAGAAACGTTTGGAGGCTGAGAGGAAAGAGGCAGAGAGACGG GCAAAGGAGGGTGACACGGAGCCAGATCTTTGGGAAAAAGCAGCAACAGCAGCGCCTCCGTCCAACTCAGACCCTTGGGGAGCCCCATCTGACGCATCCAATGATTCCGCCGCTGCTACCAACGACCCTTGGGGAGCCCCGTCTGATGAGGCAAAGGAATCCAGTCCAGCTACCAATGACCCTTGGGGTGGATCTGCTGATGGGACAAACGGATCCTCACCTGCATCCAATGATCCATGGGGAGGATCTGCCAGTACCAAGAATGATTCTCCACCTGCTTCCAGTGATCCCTGGGGAGGATCTACGAAAGCTGAGAAAAGTTCTCCACCTGCCGCCAACGACCCATGGGGCGACTCTTCTGGATTTTCAGAAGATAAAGCCCCATCAACAAACGATCCTTGGGGGGCTCCAGTTGAAGCGGCGAAAGACTCTGATGCAATAACGTCAGATCCTTGGGGGGCATCTGCGGATGGTGTACAGGATTCAGCACCTGCAACCTCTGACCCCTGGGGGGCGCCATTAGAAGCATCATCAGCTGTGTCTGATCCATTTGGTGATGGTTCAAAAGCAGATAATGACCCTTGGGGCACAGCAG CATCTTCACCCCCTACTGCGAATGACCCCTGGGGTGCTCCATCAGCTCCAACTAATGCTTTGACAACTGATGACCCTTTCGGTGATGGAGGCACATCAGATCCTTGGGGTGGTTCCTCTGAGAACG GTGCCACTGCTACAAAACCTGGTGATGAGACCAAAAAGCCAGCGTCTTTCCTTGGAGAAGTTGCTTCATTGGTGGACTTGGACTCTCTTATGTCAGTCAAGCCCAAACCTAAACAGCCGCCTCTCAACGCCATCCCCACCCAAAAAGCCCCGGGTAAGGAGggctga